Proteins encoded by one window of Pseudonocardia alni:
- a CDS encoding SufE family protein translates to MSSTDPGTLPPDLAELVDDFAAVGPKDRLQLLLELSQELPDLPERYAETADTMEQVHECQSPLFLAVEVEDGGERPVHLFFSAPKEAPTTRGFASIMVTGLDGQPAATVLAVPDDFYTDLGLAEAVSPLRLRGIAAMLARIKNQVRAATA, encoded by the coding sequence GTGAGCTCCACCGATCCGGGCACCCTGCCCCCCGATCTCGCCGAGCTGGTCGACGACTTCGCCGCGGTCGGCCCGAAGGACCGTCTCCAGCTGCTGCTGGAGCTGTCCCAGGAGCTGCCGGACCTGCCCGAGCGCTACGCCGAGACCGCGGACACGATGGAGCAGGTCCACGAGTGCCAGTCGCCGCTGTTCCTCGCCGTCGAGGTGGAGGACGGCGGTGAGCGGCCGGTGCACCTGTTCTTCTCCGCGCCGAAGGAGGCGCCGACCACCCGCGGGTTCGCCTCGATCATGGTGACCGGGCTGGACGGGCAGCCCGCCGCGACGGTGCTGGCCGTGCCGGACGACTTCTACACCGACCTCGGCCTCGCCGAGGCCGTCAGCCCGCTACGGCTGCGCGGCATCGCGGCGATGCTGGCGCGCATCAAGAACCAGGTGCGGGCCGCGACCGCCTGA
- a CDS encoding amidohydrolase: protein MRAVPAEGQYEEDKVTALQTRTELPEITDPAVDDLGSGTGPAWLESWMRAHKGEIVGWRRAIHAQPELARREHLTTARVSETLLRAGLEPRTLRGGTGVVCEVGHGEPLVALRADMDALPLHEQTGLPFASEVPGVMHACGHDAHTAMLLGAALALQSAPSLPGRVRLVFQPAEEVQPGGALDAVEQGVMEGVQRIFALHCDPRLEVGRLGTRVGPITSACDLIEVRLTSPGGHTSRPHLTADLVQALGLLATQVPLLLTRHVDPRSGTVLTWGAVHAGDAANAIPQSGLLRGTLRTADHATWTELEEKLRALVASVLAPTGVGYVLDHVRGVPPVVNDAVSTGMLRDAAVTVGGEAADASTEQSSGGEDFAWYLEHSAGAMARLGVWPGTGKQRDIHQPTFDLDERALPFGSRVLVQAALSALAQAAS, encoded by the coding sequence ATGCGGGCCGTTCCCGCCGAGGGCCAGTACGAGGAGGACAAGGTGACTGCGCTGCAGACCCGCACCGAGCTCCCGGAGATCACCGATCCCGCGGTCGACGATCTCGGCTCCGGCACGGGTCCGGCCTGGCTGGAGTCGTGGATGCGGGCGCACAAGGGCGAGATCGTCGGCTGGCGCCGCGCGATCCACGCCCAGCCCGAGCTGGCCCGTCGCGAGCACCTCACGACCGCGCGGGTCTCGGAGACCCTGCTGCGGGCCGGTCTGGAGCCGCGCACGCTGCGCGGCGGCACCGGTGTCGTCTGCGAGGTGGGGCACGGCGAGCCGCTGGTCGCCCTGCGCGCGGACATGGACGCGCTGCCCCTGCATGAGCAGACCGGTCTCCCGTTCGCCTCCGAGGTGCCCGGCGTCATGCACGCCTGCGGGCACGACGCGCACACCGCGATGCTGCTCGGCGCGGCACTGGCGCTGCAGTCCGCGCCGTCGCTGCCCGGCCGGGTCCGGCTGGTGTTCCAGCCGGCCGAGGAGGTGCAGCCGGGCGGCGCGCTCGACGCCGTCGAGCAGGGCGTGATGGAGGGCGTGCAGCGGATCTTCGCACTGCACTGCGACCCGCGCCTGGAGGTCGGACGGCTCGGCACCCGGGTCGGGCCGATCACCTCGGCCTGCGACCTCATCGAGGTCCGGCTGACCTCCCCGGGCGGGCACACCTCCCGCCCGCACCTGACCGCCGACCTCGTGCAGGCGCTCGGGCTGCTGGCCACCCAGGTGCCGCTGCTGCTGACCCGCCACGTCGACCCGCGGTCGGGCACCGTCCTGACCTGGGGTGCGGTGCACGCCGGGGACGCGGCGAACGCGATCCCGCAGTCCGGCCTGCTGCGCGGCACCCTCCGCACCGCCGACCACGCCACCTGGACCGAGCTCGAGGAGAAGCTGCGGGCGCTCGTCGCGTCCGTGCTGGCCCCGACCGGTGTCGGCTACGTGCTCGACCACGTCCGCGGTGTCCCGCCGGTCGTCAACGACGCGGTGTCCACCGGGATGCTGCGCGACGCCGCGGTGACCGTCGGTGGCGAGGCCGCCGACGCCTCCACCGAGCAGTCCTCGGGCGGCGAGGACTTCGCCTGGTACCTGGAGCACTCCGCGGGCGCCATGGCGCGGCTCGGGGTGTGGCCGGGCACCGGCAAGCAGCGGGACATCCACCAGCCGACCTTCGACCTCGACGAGCGGGCCCTGCCGTTCGGGTCGCGGGTGCTGGTGCAGGCCGCGCTGTCCGCGCTGGCGCAGGCGGCCTCCTGA
- a CDS encoding TIGR04222 domain-containing membrane protein: MGTNLTGDTWGIPGQTFLVLYVVALVLVSGIVLRRRRTIAQGDPRGARTLDSRPEDVAYLNGGPELAVYAALSAMHVDGSLVTSGRTTGQVRAGRVPGHGASALQRAIHRSAQRLTPGRMLGTHEPVRTELARAAQRLETAGLLLSPADRVRYRATAWPVGVLALAGAVRIAAGLGGGRPVGFLLALVAATAVFATVLATRVPDRTRAGDAALTVVRSRNDALSPSMRPDWTAVGPAAAALSVGAFGVGAMLAAEPAFAEELAAQKLATLGGAPAATGGGSSDGGGVVGWSGGDSGGSSCGGGGGGCGGGGGCGG, from the coding sequence ATGGGCACGAACCTCACCGGGGACACCTGGGGCATCCCGGGTCAGACCTTCCTGGTCCTCTACGTCGTCGCGCTGGTCCTGGTCTCCGGGATCGTGCTGCGCCGGCGGCGGACGATCGCGCAGGGGGATCCGCGCGGCGCCCGCACCCTCGACAGCAGGCCCGAGGACGTCGCGTACCTCAACGGCGGCCCCGAGCTGGCCGTGTACGCGGCCCTGTCGGCCATGCACGTCGACGGCAGTCTGGTCACCTCCGGCCGCACCACGGGCCAGGTGCGGGCGGGCCGGGTCCCCGGGCACGGCGCGTCGGCGCTGCAGCGGGCGATCCACCGCTCCGCGCAGCGTCTGACCCCGGGCCGGATGCTGGGCACCCACGAGCCGGTCCGCACCGAGCTGGCCCGGGCCGCGCAGCGGCTGGAGACCGCGGGGCTGCTGCTGTCCCCGGCCGACCGGGTCCGTTACCGGGCGACCGCCTGGCCGGTCGGGGTGCTCGCCCTGGCCGGTGCGGTCCGGATCGCCGCCGGTCTGGGCGGTGGGCGCCCGGTCGGGTTCCTGCTCGCGCTCGTCGCCGCCACCGCGGTGTTCGCCACGGTGCTCGCGACGCGGGTGCCCGACCGGACCCGGGCCGGGGACGCCGCGCTCACCGTCGTCCGGTCCCGGAACGACGCGCTGTCGCCGTCGATGCGCCCGGACTGGACGGCCGTCGGGCCCGCCGCGGCCGCGCTGTCGGTCGGCGCGTTCGGGGTCGGCGCGATGCTGGCCGCCGAGCCCGCCTTCGCCGAGGAGCTCGCCGCGCAGAAGCTCGCCACGCTCGGTGGGGCGCCCGCCGCGACCGGGGGCGGCTCCTCCGACGGCGGTGGCGTCGTCGGCTGGTCCGGCGGTGACAGTGGCGGGAGCAGCTGCGGCGGAGGCGGCGGGGGCTGTGGCGGCGGAGGCGGCTGCGGCGGCTGA
- a CDS encoding sulfurtransferase: MTVGHDPDPKLAEYAHPERLVTTAWLAEHLKDPGLVVVESDEDVLLYDTGHIPGAVKVDWHTELNDPVTRDYVDGTRFAEIMSERGIGRDTTIVVYGDRNNWWAAYALWVFSLFGHTDVRLLDGGRSKWVAEGREMVTDAPAPARADYPVVERDDSGIRAFKDDVLAHLGRPLVDVRSPQEYTGEKLHMPDYPQEGAVRGGHIPGAASVPWARAAAEDGSFRSRAELSAIYEQEQGLSASDDVVAYCRIGERSSHTWFVLTYLLGFDRVRNYDGSWTEWGNAVRVPIVQGEERGSA, encoded by the coding sequence ATGACTGTCGGACACGACCCCGACCCGAAGCTCGCCGAATACGCGCACCCCGAGCGCCTGGTCACCACCGCCTGGCTGGCGGAGCACCTGAAGGACCCCGGTCTGGTGGTCGTGGAGTCGGACGAGGACGTCCTGCTCTACGACACCGGGCACATCCCCGGCGCGGTGAAGGTCGACTGGCACACCGAGCTCAACGACCCGGTCACCCGTGACTACGTCGACGGCACCCGCTTCGCCGAGATCATGTCCGAGCGTGGCATCGGCCGGGACACCACGATCGTCGTCTACGGGGACCGGAACAACTGGTGGGCCGCCTACGCGCTGTGGGTGTTCTCCCTGTTCGGCCACACCGACGTGCGGCTGCTCGACGGCGGCCGGTCCAAGTGGGTCGCCGAGGGCCGCGAGATGGTCACCGACGCGCCCGCCCCGGCCCGGGCCGACTACCCGGTCGTCGAGCGCGACGACTCCGGCATCCGTGCCTTCAAGGACGACGTCCTCGCCCACCTGGGCAGGCCACTGGTCGACGTGCGGTCCCCGCAGGAGTACACCGGCGAGAAGCTGCACATGCCCGACTACCCGCAGGAGGGCGCGGTCCGCGGCGGGCACATCCCGGGCGCCGCGAGCGTCCCGTGGGCCCGCGCCGCCGCCGAGGACGGGTCCTTCAGGAGCCGTGCCGAGCTGTCCGCGATCTACGAGCAGGAGCAGGGGCTGTCGGCCTCGGACGACGTCGTCGCCTACTGCCGGATCGGTGAGCGTTCCAGCCACACCTGGTTCGTGCTGACGTACCTGCTGGGCTTCGACCGGGTCCGCAACTACGACGGCAGCTGGACCGAGTGGGGCAACGCCGTGCGCGTGCCGATCGTGCAGGGCGAGGAGCGCGGGTCCGCGTGA
- a CDS encoding DUF692 domain-containing protein, which translates to MTGVPGGTGVGWRSGVAAVLDDVDGLAFHEVIAESLRPGAVPASLRRRPVVVHGVRLSPGSPEGVDPGRVAHLAACAAATGAALVSEHIAFTRAGGIEAGHLLPLPRTREALDVLVANVTATRAELDVPLALEPIAALFDWPDDEFDEAGFLHRLHDRTGAPLLLDVANVFVNARNRGRDPRADVDALLAGLPPGAVAYCHVAGHAADAAGLLHDTHTDPVPDAVLALLTHTVAQLPVPPPVMLERDGRYPPAAVLRAELDAVAAAAGHAAPCRAGAGAGHGAGPVAAPAADGPGPT; encoded by the coding sequence ATGACGGGTGTCCCGGGCGGGACCGGGGTCGGCTGGCGCAGCGGTGTCGCCGCCGTCCTCGACGACGTCGACGGTCTCGCGTTCCACGAGGTCATCGCCGAGTCGCTGCGCCCGGGCGCGGTGCCGGCGTCGCTGCGGCGCAGGCCGGTCGTCGTGCACGGGGTGCGGCTGTCGCCCGGCTCTCCCGAGGGCGTCGACCCGGGCAGGGTCGCCCACCTCGCGGCCTGCGCCGCGGCGACGGGTGCGGCGCTGGTCAGCGAGCACATCGCGTTCACCCGGGCCGGCGGGATCGAGGCGGGGCACCTGCTGCCGCTGCCCCGCACCCGCGAGGCGCTCGACGTGCTCGTCGCCAACGTGACGGCGACGCGCGCGGAGCTGGACGTCCCGCTGGCGCTGGAGCCGATCGCGGCCCTGTTCGACTGGCCCGACGACGAGTTCGACGAGGCGGGCTTCCTGCACCGGCTGCACGACCGGACCGGGGCGCCGCTGCTCCTGGACGTCGCGAACGTGTTCGTCAACGCCCGCAACCGGGGCCGTGACCCGCGGGCGGACGTCGACGCGCTGCTCGCCGGGCTTCCGCCCGGGGCGGTGGCCTACTGCCACGTCGCCGGGCACGCCGCCGACGCGGCGGGGCTGCTGCACGACACCCACACCGACCCCGTCCCGGACGCGGTGCTGGCGCTGCTGACCCACACCGTCGCGCAGCTGCCGGTGCCGCCACCGGTGATGCTGGAACGCGACGGCCGCTACCCGCCCGCCGCGGTGCTGCGCGCGGAGCTGGACGCCGTCGCGGCCGCCGCCGGGCACGCGGCGCCGTGCCGGGCGGGTGCGGGCGCCGGGCACGGGGCCGGGCCGGTGGCGGCGCCCGCCGCGGACGGGCCGGGCCCGACGTGA
- a CDS encoding ESX secretion-associated protein EspG, translating into MAEPAPWTPSAPFVLTGAEFDVVWEHLGLGATPVALRLPSPGRTREERRRVVAAGVGGLRARGLAGPAGPDPALVRLLALLARPDRHLEVRGRLDDGPLRAVAAERDGDGVLAVHTGGAVTVTAAGSPAHAAVSALPRRAPGPGPAVALPTTELARLLDADAHTDPGTDGDDEQRARLAPLFAGPTHRAQICAVRHDRWGSPSRLPGHIAVVDTPRGRYRLTRGTGAHGGPEWSTLAPAGDGELRDRCAELFFSPGRSAA; encoded by the coding sequence GTGGCTGAGCCCGCGCCCTGGACCCCGTCGGCGCCGTTCGTGCTCACCGGCGCCGAGTTCGACGTCGTCTGGGAGCACCTGGGGCTCGGCGCCACCCCGGTGGCGCTGCGGCTGCCCTCCCCCGGGCGCACCCGCGAGGAACGACGCCGGGTCGTGGCGGCCGGCGTCGGCGGGCTGCGCGCCCGCGGCCTCGCCGGTCCGGCCGGACCCGACCCCGCGCTGGTACGGCTGCTGGCCCTGCTCGCCCGTCCCGACCGCCATCTGGAGGTGCGCGGCCGTCTCGACGACGGGCCGCTGCGCGCGGTCGCCGCCGAGCGCGACGGCGACGGCGTCCTCGCCGTCCACACCGGCGGAGCCGTCACCGTCACCGCGGCGGGCTCACCGGCACACGCCGCGGTGTCGGCCCTGCCCCGGCGCGCGCCGGGGCCCGGGCCCGCCGTGGCCCTGCCCACCACCGAGCTGGCCCGCCTCCTCGACGCGGACGCACACACCGATCCCGGCACGGACGGGGACGACGAGCAGCGGGCCCGGCTCGCACCGCTCTTCGCCGGGCCCACGCACCGTGCGCAGATCTGTGCCGTCCGGCACGACCGCTGGGGCAGCCCGTCGCGGCTGCCGGGGCACATCGCCGTCGTCGACACGCCGCGAGGGCGCTACCGGCTGACCCGCGGGACCGGCGCGCACGGCGGACCGGAGTGGTCCACCCTCGCCCCCGCGGGCGACGGCGAGCTGCGCGACCGGTGCGCGGAGCTGTTCTTCAGTCCAGGTCGGAGTGCTGCATGA
- a CDS encoding GNAT family N-acetyltransferase, whose protein sequence is MPAPAPDPVLDPVEINAGTWYLRGPRHDGRVDDRPAVAASCRDPEIRRWRNRPDPAAPDFDEQVTAHVADRIDGWARGTRCAWAVAEPTTGEMLGEITLEHLDIAHGTAELRCWTLPGARGRGLARTAAGAVVRFAFGGLGLHRVTWMHAEPNRASAAVAAALGFVPEGRLREAWTVDGERVDVVVLGRLVGEG, encoded by the coding sequence GTGCCCGCCCCCGCTCCCGACCCGGTGCTCGACCCGGTCGAGATCAACGCCGGGACGTGGTACCTGCGCGGACCACGGCACGACGGCCGGGTGGACGACCGCCCGGCCGTCGCCGCGTCCTGCCGGGACCCGGAGATCCGGCGCTGGCGCAACCGTCCGGACCCGGCCGCCCCGGACTTCGACGAGCAGGTGACCGCGCACGTCGCGGACCGGATCGACGGCTGGGCCCGCGGCACCCGCTGTGCCTGGGCCGTCGCCGAGCCGACGACCGGGGAGATGCTCGGCGAGATCACCCTGGAGCACCTGGACATCGCCCACGGCACCGCCGAGCTGCGCTGCTGGACGCTGCCCGGCGCCCGCGGACGCGGCCTGGCCCGCACCGCGGCCGGGGCGGTCGTGCGCTTCGCCTTCGGCGGGCTCGGGTTGCACCGCGTCACCTGGATGCACGCCGAGCCGAACCGGGCGTCGGCCGCCGTCGCCGCGGCGCTGGGGTTCGTGCCGGAGGGGCGGCTGCGGGAGGCGTGGACCGTCGACGGCGAGCGGGTCGACGTCGTCGTGCTGGGGCGGTTGGTGGGCGAGGGCTGA
- a CDS encoding Maf family protein, with product MRLVLASASPARLSVLRAAGADPAVEVSDVDEDALLAAHPDADPARKVTLLAAAKAAAVADRLTGDGVVVGCDSMLLVDGELVGKPHDAETARRRWKAMAGRTGELLTGHAVLRLAGGAVVQEAEGHAGTGVRFAEPTDAELDAYLATGEPLEVAGAFTLDGLGGWFVEGIDGDPSNVIGISLPLLRRLLGAVGVSVVDLWTPRS from the coding sequence GTGCGCCTGGTTCTCGCCTCCGCCTCCCCCGCCCGCCTGTCGGTCCTGCGCGCCGCCGGGGCCGACCCCGCCGTGGAGGTCTCCGACGTCGACGAGGACGCCCTGCTCGCCGCGCACCCCGACGCCGACCCCGCGCGCAAGGTGACGCTGCTGGCCGCGGCCAAGGCCGCCGCCGTCGCCGACCGACTGACCGGTGACGGCGTGGTCGTGGGCTGCGACTCCATGCTGCTCGTCGACGGTGAGCTGGTCGGCAAACCGCACGACGCGGAGACCGCGCGGCGCCGCTGGAAGGCCATGGCCGGGCGCACCGGCGAGCTGCTGACCGGGCACGCCGTCCTGCGCCTGGCCGGCGGAGCGGTCGTGCAGGAGGCCGAGGGGCACGCCGGGACCGGGGTGCGCTTCGCCGAGCCGACCGACGCCGAGCTGGACGCCTACCTCGCCACCGGCGAGCCGCTGGAGGTCGCGGGCGCGTTCACCCTGGACGGGCTGGGCGGCTGGTTCGTCGAGGGTATCGACGGCGACCCGTCCAACGTGATCGGGATCAGCCTGCCGCTGCTGCGCCGCCTGCTGGGCGCGGTCGGGGTGTCGGTGGTCGATCTGTGGACGCCACGGTCCTGA
- a CDS encoding acetyl/propionyl/methylcrotonyl-CoA carboxylase subunit alpha — MPALRKVLVANRGEIAVRVIRAAKDAGLQSVAVYADPDRDAMFVRLADEAFALGGSTAAESYLDIEKVIGAAKQAGADAIHPGYGFLSENADFAQAVIDADLTWIGPSPQSIRDLGDKVTARHIALKAGAPLVPGTKDPVKDADEVIAFADEHGLPVAIKAAFGGGGRGMKVARERSEIAELYESAVREATAAFGRGECFVERYLDKPRHVEAQVLADQHGNVVVVGTRDCSLQRRFQKLVEEAPAPFLSDEQRKTLYDASKAICKEAGYYGAGTVEFLVGQDGMITFLEVNTRLQVEHPVSEETTGIDLVRQMFRIAEGQELDFDDDPQPRGHAIEFRINGEDAGRNFLPAPGTVERIWYPAGPGVRMDAGVEDGSVIGGQFDSLLAKLIVWGSDRQQALQRARRALGEFKVEGMATVLEFHRLVVEDPAYAAETLEDFTVHTRWIETEWDNTVPPFEGGAGAEDESGERQTVVVEVGGRRLEVSLPGDLALGGGGNGGGAAKSAPRKRGGKGGGGAKASGDAVTAPMQGTIIKVAVSEGDTVEVGDLIVVLEAMKMENPVTATKAGTVTGLDAEQGASVTQGTVICEIKD; from the coding sequence GTGCCCGCACTGCGCAAAGTGCTCGTCGCCAACCGGGGAGAGATCGCCGTCCGCGTGATCCGAGCAGCGAAGGACGCGGGGCTTCAGAGCGTCGCCGTCTATGCCGACCCGGACCGGGACGCGATGTTCGTGCGGCTCGCCGACGAGGCCTTCGCGCTGGGTGGCTCCACCGCCGCCGAGTCCTACCTCGACATCGAGAAGGTCATCGGTGCCGCGAAGCAGGCCGGTGCCGACGCGATCCACCCCGGCTACGGCTTCCTGTCGGAGAACGCCGACTTCGCCCAGGCCGTGATCGACGCCGACCTCACCTGGATCGGCCCGTCGCCGCAGTCGATCCGCGACCTCGGCGACAAGGTGACCGCACGTCACATCGCCCTGAAGGCCGGCGCCCCGTTGGTGCCCGGCACCAAGGACCCGGTGAAGGACGCGGACGAGGTCATCGCCTTCGCCGACGAGCACGGCCTGCCGGTCGCGATCAAGGCCGCCTTCGGCGGTGGCGGGCGCGGCATGAAGGTCGCCCGCGAGCGCTCCGAGATCGCGGAGCTGTACGAGTCCGCGGTCCGTGAGGCCACCGCGGCGTTCGGCCGCGGCGAGTGCTTCGTCGAGCGCTACCTGGACAAGCCGCGCCACGTCGAGGCCCAGGTGCTGGCCGACCAGCACGGGAACGTCGTCGTCGTCGGGACGCGGGACTGCTCGCTGCAGCGCCGCTTCCAGAAGCTCGTCGAGGAGGCGCCCGCGCCGTTCCTGAGCGACGAGCAGCGCAAGACCCTGTACGACGCCTCGAAGGCGATCTGCAAGGAGGCCGGCTACTACGGCGCCGGCACCGTCGAGTTCCTGGTCGGCCAGGACGGCATGATCACCTTCCTCGAGGTCAACACCCGTCTGCAGGTCGAGCACCCGGTCTCGGAGGAGACCACCGGGATCGACCTGGTCCGCCAGATGTTCCGGATCGCCGAGGGCCAGGAGCTGGACTTCGACGACGACCCGCAGCCGCGCGGGCACGCGATCGAGTTCCGCATCAACGGCGAGGACGCCGGGCGCAACTTCCTGCCGGCGCCGGGCACCGTCGAGCGGATCTGGTACCCGGCCGGCCCGGGCGTCCGGATGGACGCGGGCGTCGAGGACGGCTCGGTCATCGGGGGTCAGTTCGACTCGCTGCTGGCCAAGCTGATCGTGTGGGGCAGCGACCGGCAGCAGGCGCTGCAGCGGGCCCGTCGCGCACTCGGCGAGTTCAAGGTCGAGGGCATGGCGACCGTGCTCGAGTTCCACCGTCTCGTCGTCGAGGACCCGGCCTACGCCGCCGAGACCCTCGAGGACTTCACCGTGCACACCCGCTGGATCGAGACCGAGTGGGACAACACCGTCCCGCCGTTCGAGGGCGGCGCGGGTGCCGAGGACGAGTCCGGCGAGCGGCAGACCGTCGTCGTCGAGGTCGGCGGGCGACGCCTGGAGGTCTCGCTGCCCGGTGACCTCGCCCTCGGCGGCGGCGGCAACGGCGGCGGCGCGGCCAAGTCGGCCCCACGCAAGCGCGGCGGCAAGGGCGGCGGCGGAGCGAAGGCCTCCGGCGACGCCGTCACCGCGCCGATGCAGGGCACGATCATCAAGGTCGCGGTCTCCGAGGGCGACACCGTCGAGGTGGGTGACCTGATCGTCGTCCTCGAGGCGATGAAGATGGAGAACCCGGTCACCGCGACCAAGGCCGGCACCGTGACCGGCCTGGACGCGGAGCAGGGCGCCTCGGTCACCCAGGGCACGGTCATCTGCGAGATCAAGGACTGA
- a CDS encoding gamma-glutamylcyclotransferase, with protein MPLYAAYGSNMDPEQMKERAPHSPMAGTGWLQGWRLTFGGEDYTWEGALSTVVEEPGSQVFVVLYDVPEHDERQLDRWEGGELGMHKKLRLRVATLDGSVLAFIYVLNAYEGGDPSARYLGVIADAAETAGAPDDYVNELRSRPSRKSSPGNQS; from the coding sequence GTGCCGCTGTATGCCGCGTACGGGTCGAACATGGACCCCGAGCAGATGAAGGAGCGCGCCCCGCACTCGCCGATGGCCGGGACCGGGTGGCTCCAGGGCTGGCGGCTGACGTTCGGCGGCGAGGACTACACCTGGGAGGGCGCGCTCTCCACCGTGGTGGAGGAGCCGGGCTCGCAGGTGTTCGTCGTGCTCTACGACGTCCCCGAGCACGACGAACGCCAGCTCGACCGCTGGGAGGGCGGCGAGCTGGGCATGCACAAGAAGCTGCGGCTGCGCGTCGCCACCCTCGACGGCAGCGTCCTCGCGTTCATCTACGTGCTGAACGCCTACGAGGGCGGGGACCCGTCGGCCCGCTACCTGGGCGTCATCGCCGACGCCGCGGAGACCGCGGGCGCCCCGGACGACTACGTCAACGAGCTGCGCAGCAGGCCCAGCCGCAAGTCCTCCCCCGGCAACCAGTCCTGA
- a CDS encoding NAD(P)H-quinone dehydrogenase, producing MTRIVIMGGGPAGYEAALVAAQHGSEVTVVERDGMGGACVVYDCVPSKTFISSAAVRVDLHRAEDLGVLVDRGNSAVDLPAVNERVKSLALAQSADVRARLEDEGVRIIAGTAQFAGPAAARAAHEVTATHTDGTVEELVADVVLIATGATPRVLDSARPDGDRILDWRQLYDLDELPEHLIVIGSGVTGAEFCSAYVELGCRVSLVSSRDRVLPHEDADAAAVLEEVFAERGVEILAHARADSVENTGDGVRVTLSDGRVVEGSHALMTVGSIPNTADLGLEKIGIETDRGGFVPVDKVSRTSEPGVYAAGDCTGVLMLASVAAMQGRIAMWHALGEGVSPIRLRTVAANVFTRPEIATVGISQNAIDSGEVPARTVMLPLSTNPRAKMRGLRRGFVKLFCRPASGVVIGGVVVAPVASELILPIAMAVQNGLGVDDLAHTFSVYPSLSGSITEAGRQLMQHSDLD from the coding sequence GTGACCCGCATCGTCATCATGGGCGGCGGACCGGCCGGGTACGAGGCCGCACTCGTCGCGGCACAGCACGGCAGCGAGGTGACCGTCGTCGAGCGGGACGGGATGGGCGGCGCCTGCGTCGTCTACGACTGCGTCCCCTCGAAGACCTTCATCTCCTCCGCGGCCGTCCGGGTCGACCTGCACCGTGCCGAGGACCTCGGCGTGCTGGTGGACCGCGGCAACTCCGCGGTCGACCTGCCCGCGGTCAACGAGCGGGTCAAGTCCCTCGCTCTCGCCCAGTCCGCCGACGTGCGGGCCCGGCTGGAGGACGAGGGCGTCCGGATCATCGCCGGCACCGCGCAGTTCGCCGGGCCCGCCGCGGCCCGCGCCGCGCACGAGGTGACCGCCACCCACACCGACGGGACGGTCGAGGAGCTCGTCGCCGACGTCGTCCTCATCGCGACCGGGGCCACCCCGCGGGTGCTGGACTCCGCCCGGCCCGACGGCGACCGGATCCTCGACTGGCGCCAGCTCTACGACCTCGACGAGCTGCCGGAGCACCTGATCGTGATCGGGTCGGGCGTGACGGGCGCGGAGTTCTGCTCCGCCTACGTCGAGCTCGGCTGCCGGGTCAGCCTGGTCTCCAGCCGTGACCGGGTCCTCCCGCACGAGGACGCCGACGCCGCGGCCGTGCTCGAGGAGGTCTTCGCCGAGCGCGGCGTCGAGATCCTCGCCCACGCCCGCGCGGACTCGGTCGAGAACACCGGCGACGGCGTCCGCGTCACGCTGTCCGACGGCCGGGTCGTCGAGGGCTCGCACGCCCTGATGACCGTCGGGTCGATCCCGAACACCGCCGACCTCGGCCTGGAGAAGATCGGCATCGAGACCGACCGCGGCGGGTTCGTCCCCGTCGACAAGGTCTCGCGCACCTCCGAGCCGGGCGTCTACGCGGCCGGCGACTGCACCGGGGTGCTCATGCTCGCCTCGGTCGCGGCCATGCAGGGCCGGATCGCGATGTGGCACGCGCTGGGCGAGGGCGTGTCCCCGATCCGGCTGCGGACCGTCGCGGCGAACGTGTTCACCCGCCCCGAGATCGCGACCGTCGGGATCAGCCAGAACGCGATCGACTCCGGTGAGGTCCCGGCCCGCACCGTGATGCTGCCGCTGTCGACGAACCCGCGCGCCAAGATGCGCGGGCTGCGCCGCGGCTTCGTGAAGCTGTTCTGCCGCCCGGCGTCCGGCGTGGTCATCGGTGGTGTCGTGGTCGCCCCGGTCGCGAGCGAGCTGATCCTGCCGATCGCGATGGCGGTCCAGAACGGGCTCGGCGTGGACGACCTGGCCCACACGTTCTCGGTGTACCCGTCGCTGTCCGGGTCGATCACCGAGGCGGGCCGTCAGCTCATGCAGCACTCCGACCTGGACTGA